One Carassius auratus strain Wakin chromosome 44, ASM336829v1, whole genome shotgun sequence genomic window carries:
- the LOC113062409 gene encoding pyruvate dehydrogenase (acetyl-transferring) kinase isozyme 2, mitochondrial-like, whose translation MGVSLCKNPNFKRVVNIRGLKSNQREDIRKTSPEKSYGFVLISDNIQRFCLEFRIFRSSKMKFVRYLMRNAAMLNAPKHIDYYAKFSPSPLSMKQFLDFGSTNACEKTSFAFLRQELPVRLSNSLKEINLLPDQLIKTHSVQLVHSWVVQCLMDILEFQDKSPNDPRVLAEFLDTLVTIRNRHNDVVPTMAEGVIEYRDAFGADPLTSQNIQYFLDRFYMNRISIRMLINQHTLIFDGCTKPGHPSSIGCIDSCCDVTNVIRDAYECAKMLCEQNYLGSPELELREMNAKNKSQPIEISYVPSHLFHMVFELFKNAMRATIENHDTSSTLPPIEVMVALGGEDLSIKISDRGGGVPFRKIDRLFSYMYSTAPRPTIGDHQRTPMAGFGYGLPISRLYARYFQGDLQLYPLEGYGTDAVIQLKALSTDSVEKLPVFNQTALRHYKFSQEADDWCVPRKEPLNLTAYKAAK comes from the exons ATGGGCGTATCACTATGCAAGAACCCAAACTTTAAAAGAGTTGTCAACATTAGGGGTCTCAAGTCAAACCAACGCGAGGATATACGGAAAACTTCTCCAGAGAAAAGCTACGGCTTTGTTTTAATCTCTGACAACATACAACGTTTTTGTTTGGAGTTTCGGATATTTAGATCTTCCAAGATGAAGTTTGTAAGGTATTTAATGAGGAATGCTGCTATGCTAAATGCGCCAAAGCATATTGATTATTACGCGAAATTTTCTCCATCGCCCTTGTCAATGAAGCAGTTCCTGGATTTCG GATCCACAAATGCGTGTGAGAAAACATCCTTCGCTTTCCTCAGACAAGAGCTCCCAGTCAGACTAAGCAACAGTTTGAAGGAGATCAACCTTTTACCAGACCAACTGATCAAGACTCACTCCGTTCAGCTAGTTCACAGCTG GGTTGTCCAATGCCTGATGGACATCCTCGAATTTCAAGACAAGAGTCCCAATGACCCCAGAGTTCTTGCTGA GTTTCTGGACACTCTTGTGACCATCAGGAACAGGCACAATGATGTGGTACCCACCATGGCCGAAGGCGTCATCGAGTATAGGGATGCGTTTGGGGCAGATCCTTTGACAAGTCAGAACATTCAGTACTTTCTGGACCGCTTTTACATGAACCGCATCTCCATTCGCATGCTCATCAACCAGCACA CTCTGATCTTTGATGGCTGCACAAAGCCAGGACATCCCAGCAGCATCGGGTGCATTGACTCCTGCTGTGACGTCACAAATGTAATCCGTG ATGCATACGAGTGCGCTAAAATGCTCTGTGAGCAGAATTACCTCGGATCCCCTGAGCTGGAGCTTAGAGAGATGAACG CAAAGAACAAGTCCCAGCCAATCGAGATTTCCTACGTGCCCTCTCATCTCTTCCACATGGTTTTCGAGCTCTTCAAG AATGCAATGAGGGCTACTATTGAGAATCATGACACAAGCAGCACATTGCCACCGATCGAAGTCATGGTTGCTCTAGGCGGAGAGGACCTGTCAATCAAG ATCAGTGACAGGGGCGGCGGCGTTCCTTTCAGGAAGATTGATAGACTTTTTAGCTACATGTATTCAACAGCGCCCAGACCTACTATTGGTGACCATCAGCGGACCCCAATG GCTGGCTTTGGTTATGGTCTTCCAATCTCGCGCCTGTACGCACGCTACTTCCAAGGGGATCTCCAGCTTTATCCACTGGAGGGCTATGGTACGGATGCTGTGATTCAGCTGAAG GCCCTGTCCACAGATTCAGTAGAGAAGCTTCCAGTGTTCAATCAGACTGCCTTGCGCCATTACAAATTCAGCCAGGAAGCTGATGACTGGTGCGTCCCGAGGAAGGAGCCGTTGAATTTAACTGCATACAAGGCTGCAAAGTGA
- the LOC113062410 gene encoding C-type lectin domain family 4 member E-like — protein sequence MSANREEIHANLIDEPDDDCSSPEVRYSVLQNPDKRSKQFCQDPFKVATACLTAFCLVLLTILLLTNVHRDKARSSDQDSPFSAAVSHMQKSCANVTALTEELQAVKREKSELEKERMQLKKTIAELEATPAPQTTPVPMKNPCPEDWRHFNDSCYYVSEYGRSWSDSQEYCQREGGHLAIILTAEEQTFIWNLLPRGYWKSYWFGISDEKVEDEWYWVDGTKLVQSFWEEGEPNNHGNEDCGYIVKTNVLSRVATKSWYDAPCVMSLPWICEKLQSS from the exons ATGTCTGCAAACAGAGAAGAAATACACGCCAATCTCATCGACGAACCTGACGATGACTGCAGCAGTCCAGAGGTGCGATATTCAG TACTTCAGAACCCAGATAAACGAAGCAAGCAGTTTTGCCAGGATCCTTTCAAGGTGGCCACAGCATGCCTGACTGCCTTCTGCCTCGTCTTACTCACGATCCTGCTGCTCACAAATGTTCACAGGG ATAAGGCACGTTCATCCGATCAGGATTCCCCGTTCAGCGCTGCTGTATCACACATGCAGAAGAGCTGCGCTAACGTAACCGCTCTGACTGAAGAACTGCaggctgtgaagagagaaaagaGTGAACTGGAGAAAGAACGGATGCAGCTGAAGAAAACAATCGCCGAGCTTG AGGCAACCCCTGCACCACAAACCACTCCAGTACCAATGAAGAATCCCTGTCCTGAAGACTGGAGGCACTTTAACGACAGCTGTTACTACGTCTCAGAATACGGAAGGAGCTGGTCGGACAGTCAGGAGTACTGCCAAAGAGAAGGAGGACACCTGGCCATCATCCTTACAGCTGAAGAACAg ACGTTCATATGGAACCTGCTGCCCCGTGGATACTGGAAATCTTACTGGTTCGGCATAAGTGATGAAAAAGTAGAGGACGAGTGGTACTGGGTGGATGGAACTAAACTGGTTCAAAG TTTCTGGGAAGAAGGTGAGCCCAACAATCACGGTAATGAAGACTGTGGCTACattgtaaaaacaaatgttttaagcCGTGTGGCTACAAAGAGCTGGTATGACGCGCCCTGCGTTATGTCCTTGCCCTGGATCTGTGAGAAGCTGCAGTCCTCTTGA
- the LOC113062411 gene encoding LOW QUALITY PROTEIN: WAS/WASL-interacting protein family member 2-like (The sequence of the model RefSeq protein was modified relative to this genomic sequence to represent the inferred CDS: inserted 1 base in 1 codon): protein MPIPPPPPPGGPPPPPTLSQTSTSPPKLSRDEAKGRGALLSDICKVPKLKKVGIVNDRSAPMIEKAKGSGGGVSGGGGSSAPGQPVGGLFQGGVPKLRSVGDGSAGRSALHHPGTRSAAPRPPSGHDDPDSPSQQASXPESGRSQRPSLPDLSRSPSGGSSPSTGMRHSSSAPPPPPPMSRRGNAPPAPPQKATAPSYNREKPLPPTPGQRGPSPAPMRENAPPPPVKPPPSPASSRLSSSSSSLAPPPPPYRQQSGVSNGPSSPVNEAAPELPQRHNSLSKKPSAGGHTPTRGHAPPPPPSPTPQAARPPPPAREPPGRGAAPPVPGQPSRNGRDAPPPPPPPYRTHGTASDVPSRGKPPPPPSRTPAGPPPPPPPIRNGHTSISRSFVDDFESKYSFHPLDDFPPPEEYRHFTKIYPSKANRVMRGAPPLPPVGR, encoded by the exons ATGCCCATTCCTCCCCCTCCACCTCCAGGTGGACCCCCTCCTCCGCCCACCCTTAGCCAG ACAAGCACAAGCCCTCCCAAGCTGAGCCGAGATGAAGCGAAGGGCCGAGGGGCGTTGCTCTCTGATATCTGCAAAGTGCCCAAGTTGAAGAAAGTTGGCATTGTCAATGACAGGAGTGCCCCTATGATTGAGA aggCGAAAGGAAGTGGCGGAGGTGTGTCTGGTGGTGGAGGGTCTTCTGCACCGGGTCAGCCAGTGGGAGGGCTGTTTCAGGGTGGAGTCCCAAAATTGCGATCTGTAGGAG ATGGTTCTGCAGGCAGGTCTGCGTTGCACCATCCTGGGACTCGTTCTGCTGCCCCTCGCCCACCCAGCGGTCACGATGACCCCGACAGTCCCTCTCAGCAGGCCT CCCCGGAGTCTGGCCGTTCCCAAAGACCGTCCCTCCCTGATCTCTCCCGTTCCCCCAGTGGAGGCAGCAGCCCCTCTACAGGCATGAGGCACAGCTCCTCAGCCCCCCCTCCGCCACCCCCAATGTCCCGGCGTGGAAACGCTCCTCCTGCCCCGCCGCAGAAAGCCACAGCTCCCTCATACAATCGTGAAAAGCCACTTCCGCCGACTCCAGGGCAGCGAGGACCCTCTCCAGCACCGATGCGTGAAAATGCTCCGCCTCCACCTGTGAAACCTCCTCCGTCTCCAGCGAGCAGCCGCTtgtcttcatcttcttcttcccTGGCCCCGCCTCCGCCCCCGTACCGTCAGCAGTCTGGGGTTTCCAATGGCCCCTCCAGTCCTGTGAACGAGGCGGCCCCCGAACTGCCCCAGAGACACAACTCACTCAGCAAGAAACCTTCAGCAGGTGGACACACACCGACACGAGGACATGCTCCACCTCCACCACCGTCACCCACCCCACAGGCTGCCAGACCCCCGCCTCCGGCGAGAGAGCCCCCGGGACGAGGAGCAG CTCCTCCAGTTCCTGGGCAGCCGTCACGAAACGGCCGTGATGCCCCACCTCCGCCTCCACCTCCTTACCGGACTCACGGCACTGCCTCGGATGTCCCGAGCCGAGGCAAGCCCCCACCTCCCCCCTCCCGCACCCCAGCCGGACCCCCGCCCCCTCCCCCGCCCATCCGCAATGGACATACTTCCATTTCCCGTTCCTTTGTAG ATGATTTTGAGTCCAAGTATTCGTTTCATCCTCTGGATGACTTCCCTCCTCCAGAAGAGTATAGACACTTCACTAAGATATACCCAAGCAAAGCTAACAGAG TAATGAGAGGAGCCCCTCCTTTGCCACCTGTTGGGAGGTAA